TGCGCACCGCCGGCCTCGGCCGCGACGCCGAAGAGCTGCAATGGGACCTGGACTACCTGCTGACCTTGTGGAAGTCGATCTCCGAAGCGGCCAGCAAGCAGAAAGCGCCGTTCCTGATCTACCAGGAATCGAAGCTGTTCATCCGCGCCCTGCGCGACTACCTGCGCAGCGACATTGGCGAGATCCTGATCGACGACGAGCCGCTGTACAACGACGCCCGCGATTTCATGCAGCAGGTGATGCCCAACGCCCTGCGCAAGCTCAAGCTGTACCGCGACGACACCCCGCTGTTCACTCGCTACCAGATCGAAACCCAGATCGAGAGCGCGTTCGACCGCCAGGTACGCCTGCCGTCGGGTGGTTCGATCGTGATCGACCAGACCGAAGCGCTCACCGCGATCGACGTCAACTCATCCAAGGCGACCAAGGGCAGCGACATCGAGGAAACGGCGTTCAACACCAATTGCGAGGCCGCGGTGGAAATCGCCCGCCAGGCGCGCATCCGCGACGCCGGCGGCCTGCTGGTGATCGACTTCATCGACATGGACAGTCCGAAGCACCAGCGTGAGGTGGAGGATCGCCTGAAAGATGCTCTGAAACTGGACCGCGCCCGCGTGCAGATCGGTCGCATCTCGCGCTTCGGTCTGCTCGAGATGTCGCGTCAGCGGTTGCGTCCCAGCCTCGGCGAAGCCACCCAGATCACCTGCCCGCGCTGCGAAGGCCACGGCCATATCCGCGGCGTGGAGTCGCTGTCGCTGTCTACCCTGCGACTGATCGAAGAACACGCGATGAAAGACAACACCGGCCAGGTGCTGGTGCAGGCACCCACCAGTGTCGCCAACTTCCTGCTCAACGAAAAGCGCGCCAGCGTGGTCGAGATCGAGCTGCGCCACAAGGCGCACGTGGTGATCGTCGCCGACGAAAAGCTGGAGACGCCGCATATCGAGATCCAGCGCATCCGCGAGGCGGACATGGGCGAGCACAGCAAGCCCAGCTACGAGCGCCTCACCGCGGTGGACGCCGTCGAACTGCCGAAGATGGGGCAGACCCTGGGCAGCGGCGAGCAGCCTGCGGTAAGCGGCATCGTGCCCGCCAGCCCGGCGCCAGTGCGCGAGGAAGTCGTTGCGCCGGTCGCCACGGCAGCGCCGGTTGTCCGCCGCCAGCCGGCGGCAGCCCCCGCCCCTGCCGCTGCACCCAGCGGCGGCATCATCTCGCGCCTGTTCGGCTGGTTCCACAGCACGGAGGTGGCGGCACCCGCACCGGCACCGAAACGCACCGACAACGCCAACGACGGCGGCGGCCGCAACCGTCGTGACGAGCGGGGTAACCGCTCCGGCACCGGTTCGAGTGCATCGTCGCCGCGCCAGCCGCGACGCGAGGCCGCCCAGCCAGGCTCGACGAAACCCGCTTCCGCGCAGCAGGCCCGCGGCAACCGCCAGCGCAGCAACGAGGCCCAGGCGCGCCCTGCGCAACAACCCCAGAGCCAGACCGCCAAGGCGGACCGCCAGCCCAAGCCGACCGCGGCAGTCGAGGGCAACCCGGCGCGCGCAGAGCGCAAGCCGAATCCGGCGCAGCCGTCCAAGGTGGAACGCCAACCGCGTGTCGCCGCAGACGAGCTTCCCGCCGTCGCACCACCGGGTGATGCGGCGAACGAAGCCGAACTGCTGCTGACGCCGCCGGCGGCTTCATCCATGCCCGAAGCCGCCGACAACACCACGGATGCCGAGGGCAACCAGTCGCGTCGCCGCCGCGGTCGTCGTGGCGGCCGCCGGCGCCGGCGTCACGATGAAGTCGCCGCTGACGGCACGGGTGTCGACAGCACGCAGGCCCAGGCGCTCGACGACGAGGATCGCGACGAAACCACTGCGACCGCAGACGTCCCGATCGCGCGCACCGAACCGTCGTTGCATGAATCGTCGCCGGTGGTCGCCGCTGGCGAGGCAGCACCGACCATTCCGCCGGTGCGCCAACCGACGCCTGCTCAGCCGAACGAAACGCAAGCCGTGACGCCTGTCGCGACGGCAGCCAGCAGCGCGGTGCCGGTCGCCACGGCATTCAACCTGCCGCCGCTGCCGCCGATTCCGGAGTCGGTGAAGTCCGCCGCGACGATGGCCGCAGCTGACGAACACGAGCTTGTCAGGGTCGCCCCGGTAAGCACACCTGCGCCAATGTCGCCAGCCACCAGCGTCGCGGTGAACAGCGTGGATACACAGGTCGCCAAGGCCGATCCCGCTTCGGCGGCTGTCATCACCGCCGTGGCAACACCGACGACGCTCAGTCGAGCGGCCTCCGACACCACGTCATCAGCGGTCGTCGCAGTGTCGGGTGAAGAACCCGTTTCGACAGCGGTGACCCCGGCAAGCTCGACGATCGCCACGCCGGCCGCAACGGCGACAGCTCCGGCACCGACCGCTTCACTTGTCCATGAGGCCAGCCCGTCGACGAGCGTGGTGTCTCCCGTTGCCGGCATGCCCGAAACGCCGGTTGCAGCCCAGCCTGCGGTTTCGCTGACGCCCCCCAAGCAGGGCGATCTGCTGGCGCAATCGGGGCCTCAGACCAGATTGCTTCCATCCACCGAGGAAAGCGAAGCTGCATCGCCACAGTCGCGCGGCGAGTCCGACGCCCACAAGAGCGACTCGAACGGCTGAGCCGCCACGCCGTGGAGCACGACAAAAAAACCGGACCTGGGTCCGGTTTTTTTTCGCTTCAAGCCACCGACTGCGCGGCATCACGTACCAACATGATGATTCGGCGTATCGATCAGCCCATGCACCGTCATCAGGTGGGCAAGGCTGAGCACATGGTCCACGTGCAGCTTCTCCATCAGGCGCTGCTTGTAGGTGGACACCGTCTTCGGACTCAGGTTGAGCTGTTCACCGATGATCGTCAGCGGTTTGCCGCGCACCAGCATCATCGCGACCTCGAGTTCGCGGCTGGACAATACGTCGAACGGCGAGGCACTGCCGTCGAGAGTGGCCAGCGCCAGCTGCTGCGCTACGGCCGGGGCAAGATAGCGGCGGCCATTGGCCACCTGGCGCACGGCGGACACCAGTTCGTCGGCGCCGCAACCCTTGGTCAGGTAACCGAGCGCGCCGGCGTCGAGCAGGCGTTTGGGGAAACGCGCGTCATCGACCACGGTCACGATGACGACGTGGGTGGACATCTTCGAGCGGCAGACGCGCTCGGTGAGCTCGATCCCGCTCATACCGGGCATATGTACATCGACCAGGGCGATGTCGGGCCTCAGGCTCCGGATCAGCTGCAGGCCCTCCTCGGCGCTGCCCGCCTCGCCACCAACACGGATGTCCGGTTGTTGCTGCAGGATCATTCGGAAGCCGGTGCGAACCAGCTCGTGATCGTCCACCAGGACCACATTGATCACTTGACGCCCTCCTTGGTTGGGCTGCATGAAATTAGGCTGCGCGAGGCACCTTTGCAAGTGGCTCGTCGCTCGACACTCACGGTGCGGGATGCCCTCCGGAAGCAGCTGCACCGGTGGGTTCCAACATCAGCGAATGGCTTAGCTCGCCAGCGCCGCGACGGCATCACTGGTGTCGCCCCAGCCGTATTGCGCCAGCACGATCGCGCCGGTCGGCCCCGGCATTTCCACGCAAACCGGATGCCCGAGGCGCCCGTGCTCATCGCGAGCCATCTCGCGGGCAAGCTTGATTGCAGCCGCGAGCTGCAGGTTGCTGAACAACGTGACCTGGCCGCGACGAACATTCCAGTCACCCGCAGCCGCCTGCCCCAGCGAAATCGTCACCATGGACCCCATCCCCCTTGCCGCGAGGAGCCTGCAGCGGCGTGACAGCCGGCCTACCCTCGTGGTCGGCGCAATGTGTCACGGCGATGGCAGCGGATATGTCGGCCGGCGCCTACGCTCCCTG
This genomic stretch from Rhodanobacter thiooxydans harbors:
- a CDS encoding Rne/Rng family ribonuclease, which translates into the protein MKRMLINATQREELRVAIVDGQNLYDLDIEIPSREQKKSNIYKGRITRVEASLEACFIEYGAERHGFLPLKEISREYFTPGLDPHKANIRELIKEGQEVVVQVEKEERGNKGAALTTFISLAGRYMVLMPNNPKAGGVSRRIEGEDRQALKEALDHVTVPDDVGLIVRTAGLGRDAEELQWDLDYLLTLWKSISEAASKQKAPFLIYQESKLFIRALRDYLRSDIGEILIDDEPLYNDARDFMQQVMPNALRKLKLYRDDTPLFTRYQIETQIESAFDRQVRLPSGGSIVIDQTEALTAIDVNSSKATKGSDIEETAFNTNCEAAVEIARQARIRDAGGLLVIDFIDMDSPKHQREVEDRLKDALKLDRARVQIGRISRFGLLEMSRQRLRPSLGEATQITCPRCEGHGHIRGVESLSLSTLRLIEEHAMKDNTGQVLVQAPTSVANFLLNEKRASVVEIELRHKAHVVIVADEKLETPHIEIQRIREADMGEHSKPSYERLTAVDAVELPKMGQTLGSGEQPAVSGIVPASPAPVREEVVAPVATAAPVVRRQPAAAPAPAAAPSGGIISRLFGWFHSTEVAAPAPAPKRTDNANDGGGRNRRDERGNRSGTGSSASSPRQPRREAAQPGSTKPASAQQARGNRQRSNEAQARPAQQPQSQTAKADRQPKPTAAVEGNPARAERKPNPAQPSKVERQPRVAADELPAVAPPGDAANEAELLLTPPAASSMPEAADNTTDAEGNQSRRRRGRRGGRRRRRHDEVAADGTGVDSTQAQALDDEDRDETTATADVPIARTEPSLHESSPVVAAGEAAPTIPPVRQPTPAQPNETQAVTPVATAASSAVPVATAFNLPPLPPIPESVKSAATMAAADEHELVRVAPVSTPAPMSPATSVAVNSVDTQVAKADPASAAVITAVATPTTLSRAASDTTSSAVVAVSGEEPVSTAVTPASSTIATPAATATAPAPTASLVHEASPSTSVVSPVAGMPETPVAAQPAVSLTPPKQGDLLAQSGPQTRLLPSTEESEAASPQSRGESDAHKSDSNG
- a CDS encoding response regulator — protein: MINVVLVDDHELVRTGFRMILQQQPDIRVGGEAGSAEEGLQLIRSLRPDIALVDVHMPGMSGIELTERVCRSKMSTHVVIVTVVDDARFPKRLLDAGALGYLTKGCGADELVSAVRQVANGRRYLAPAVAQQLALATLDGSASPFDVLSSRELEVAMMLVRGKPLTIIGEQLNLSPKTVSTYKQRLMEKLHVDHVLSLAHLMTVHGLIDTPNHHVGT